From the genome of Sporosarcina sp. 6E9, one region includes:
- the rplA gene encoding 50S ribosomal protein L1 encodes MAKRGKKFTEAMKLVDSTQFYDVQEAIDLAKKTSTANFDATVEVAFRLGINVKKNDEQVRGAVVLPNGTGKTQKVLVFAKGEKLKEAEAAGADYAGDAEYINKIQQGWFDFDVIVATPDMMGEVGKIGRVLGPKGLMPNPRTGTVTFDVAKAVEEIKAGKVEYRADKAGIIHAPIGKVSFDNEKLVENFLTVFDTIEKAKPAASKGTYMKSVNVTTTMGPAVKIDTTSVKVQK; translated from the coding sequence ATGGCAAAAAGAGGTAAAAAATTCACTGAAGCAATGAAGCTTGTCGACAGCACTCAGTTTTATGACGTACAAGAAGCAATTGATCTTGCGAAAAAAACGAGCACAGCAAACTTTGACGCAACAGTTGAAGTTGCATTCCGTCTAGGAATCAACGTAAAGAAGAATGATGAGCAAGTTCGTGGAGCAGTTGTACTGCCGAACGGTACTGGTAAAACTCAAAAAGTACTTGTATTTGCAAAAGGCGAAAAACTTAAAGAAGCAGAAGCTGCTGGCGCAGATTATGCTGGCGATGCAGAGTACATCAACAAAATCCAACAAGGATGGTTCGATTTCGATGTTATCGTTGCGACACCTGACATGATGGGTGAAGTTGGTAAAATTGGTCGCGTACTTGGACCAAAAGGGCTTATGCCAAACCCAAGAACAGGAACTGTTACATTCGACGTTGCAAAAGCGGTTGAAGAAATTAAAGCTGGTAAAGTTGAATACCGTGCGGACAAAGCTGGAATTATCCACGCGCCAATCGGAAAAGTATCATTCGACAATGAAAAACTAGTTGAAAACTTCTTAACAGTATTTGACACGATTGAAAAAGCAAAACCTGCAGCTTCAAAAGGAACTTACATGAAGTCTGTTAACGTAACGACTACAATGGGTCCTGCTGTAAAAATTGATACAACAAGTGTTAAAGTTCAAAAATAA
- the rplK gene encoding 50S ribosomal protein L11, which produces MAKKVSTIVKLQIPAAKANPAPPVGPALGQAGVNIMGFCKEFNARTADQAGLIIPVEITVFEDRSFTFITKTPPAAVLLKVAANLQKGSGEPNKTKVATVKRDKVREIAEQKMPDLNAASVEAAMAMVEGTARSMGITIED; this is translated from the coding sequence GTGGCTAAAAAAGTTTCTACGATTGTTAAACTACAAATTCCTGCAGCGAAAGCGAACCCGGCTCCACCAGTTGGACCCGCGCTAGGTCAAGCAGGTGTGAACATTATGGGATTCTGTAAAGAGTTCAACGCACGTACAGCAGATCAAGCAGGTCTAATTATTCCTGTAGAAATCACTGTATTTGAAGACCGTTCATTTACATTCATTACAAAAACTCCACCTGCGGCAGTATTGCTAAAGGTTGCAGCTAATCTTCAAAAAGGTTCAGGCGAACCGAATAAAACGAAGGTAGCAACTGTAAAACGCGACAAAGTGCGCGAAATTGCAGAACAAAAGATGCCAGATTTGAACGCTGCATCAGTTGAAGCGGCAATGGCGATGGTTGAAGGTACTGCACGCAGTATGGGAATCACTATCGAAGACTGA
- the nusG gene encoding transcription termination/antitermination protein NusG produces MEKNWYVVHTYSGYENKVKANLEARVETMGMQDKIFRVIVPEEEETDFKDGKKRTVMKKTFPGYVLVEIIMTDDSWYVVRNTPGVTGFIGSSGGGAKPTPLLEEEVEFILKQMGVKDGIAEMDISLGELVQVLEGPFADFQGKIEEIDQDKRKVKVAVDMFGRETKMELDFVQVKKI; encoded by the coding sequence ATGGAAAAGAATTGGTATGTCGTTCATACGTATTCTGGTTATGAGAACAAAGTAAAGGCTAACCTGGAAGCTCGTGTTGAAACGATGGGTATGCAAGATAAGATTTTCCGAGTGATCGTCCCGGAAGAAGAAGAGACGGATTTTAAAGACGGTAAGAAACGTACAGTTATGAAGAAAACTTTCCCTGGATATGTTCTAGTGGAAATTATCATGACAGATGATTCTTGGTATGTTGTACGAAACACGCCTGGCGTTACAGGTTTTATCGGTTCATCAGGTGGTGGTGCAAAACCGACGCCGCTACTTGAGGAAGAAGTCGAATTTATCTTGAAACAAATGGGCGTCAAAGACGGTATCGCTGAAATGGATATTTCACTTGGTGAACTTGTTCAAGTGCTTGAAGGTCCGTTTGCTGATTTCCAAGGGAAAATTGAGGAAATCGATCAAGATAAGCGGAAAGTTAAAGTCGCGGTAGATATGTTCGGTCGCGAAACGAAGATGGAATTGGATTTCGTACAAGTTAAAAAAATATAA
- the secE gene encoding preprotein translocase subunit SecE — MGKITGFLKDVVSEMRKVSWPKREQLTKYTIVVLVTVVFMAVYFALTDLGISNLMEWYINF; from the coding sequence ATGGGGAAGATTACCGGGTTTCTTAAAGACGTAGTCTCAGAAATGAGAAAAGTAAGTTGGCCAAAGAGAGAACAGCTAACTAAGTACACGATTGTAGTTCTAGTAACGGTCGTATTTATGGCGGTCTATTTCGCACTAACGGATTTGGGGATTTCAAATTTGATGGAATGGTACATTAACTTTTAA
- the rpmG gene encoding 50S ribosomal protein L33, whose product MAKKIMLSCDVCGSRNYSVPARNNNPSERLTLKKFCKHCNSHTVHRQTA is encoded by the coding sequence ATGGCTAAAAAGATTATGTTGAGCTGCGATGTATGTGGATCGCGCAATTATTCGGTTCCCGCACGCAATAACAATCCGTCGGAGCGTTTGACATTAAAGAAGTTTTGTAAACACTGTAATTCACATACTGTGCATAGACAGACTGCATAA
- the sigH gene encoding RNA polymerase sporulation sigma factor SigH, with amino-acid sequence MEKTYNNGSFLDLTALSDEDIILIIHTGNTDALDYLITKYRSFVTLKGRSYFLTGGDREDIIQEGMIGLYKAIRDFRPDRLSSFKGFAELCITRQIITAIKTATRQKHIPLNSSISLDKPVYSEDSDRTLLDMLSGSVHDDPEDLIIHREDYSHMEKEMNKVLSSLEKEVLVLYLEGQSYQEISFELNRQVKSVDNALQRIKRKLERYMQFDAVR; translated from the coding sequence GTGGAAAAAACATACAACAATGGTAGTTTTTTAGACTTAACAGCGCTGTCCGACGAGGATATTATTCTAATTATTCATACTGGCAATACGGATGCGCTTGACTATTTGATTACTAAGTATCGTTCATTTGTCACATTGAAAGGGCGTTCCTACTTTTTAACGGGCGGAGATCGTGAAGATATTATTCAAGAAGGCATGATTGGGTTGTATAAAGCGATACGCGATTTCAGGCCGGATCGGTTAAGTTCGTTTAAGGGGTTCGCTGAGCTATGCATAACAAGGCAAATCATTACCGCGATTAAAACTGCGACTCGCCAAAAACACATTCCGCTCAACTCATCAATTTCGTTGGACAAGCCAGTTTACTCGGAAGACTCCGACCGTACGCTACTCGACATGTTATCGGGTTCGGTCCATGATGATCCTGAAGACTTAATCATCCATCGGGAAGATTATAGTCACATGGAAAAAGAAATGAACAAAGTGCTTAGTTCATTGGAGAAAGAAGTGTTGGTCCTCTACTTGGAGGGGCAATCTTATCAAGAAATATCTTTCGAGTTAAATCGGCAAGTAAAGTCAGTTGACAACGCTTTACAACGAATAAAACGAAAACTCGAACGATACATGCAATTTGACGCTGTAAGATAA